A genome region from Natronobeatus ordinarius includes the following:
- a CDS encoding cupin domain-containing protein, which yields MKPVEFDEAETYEPEEGWRRVSMAGSEAFAFEWFEKPPGHSSPMHDHENEQVCICLEGELTVVTEDDEITLQQYDSVWLDAWEAHRVENTGDERAVGLDVFAPGRSFDFWTDRE from the coding sequence ATGAAGCCCGTCGAATTCGACGAGGCGGAGACGTACGAGCCCGAGGAGGGCTGGCGTCGCGTCTCGATGGCCGGCAGCGAGGCGTTCGCCTTCGAGTGGTTCGAGAAGCCGCCGGGGCACAGTTCGCCGATGCACGACCACGAGAACGAGCAGGTCTGCATCTGTCTCGAGGGCGAGCTGACGGTCGTGACCGAAGACGACGAGATCACCCTGCAGCAGTACGATTCCGTCTGGCTCGACGCCTGGGAGGCCCACCGGGTGGAGAACACCGGCGACGAGCGAGCCGTCGGCCTCGACGTGTTCGCGCCCGGACGTTCGTTCGACTTCTGGACCGATCGCGAATGA
- a CDS encoding SDR family oxidoreductase, which yields MDLQIDGNAALVTASSSGLGKASAKALAREGANVVINGRDEDRLSAAKAEIETVATGEVVAQPGDLTDEDDIVALVETTVDEFGGLDHLVTSAGGPPSGPFLETDDEDWYEAYDLLVMSVVRLAREAEPYLRDGDGGTIVTITSRSVKEAIDSLVLSNAVRMSVIGLEKTLSKEFAPDVRANAVLPGPHETARIRELVEQAVERGDYDGYEEGLADWGAGVPLERIGDPMELGNTVAFLSSPLSGYVNGVAVPIDGGSGASNL from the coding sequence ATGGACTTACAGATCGACGGCAATGCGGCACTCGTAACGGCCTCCTCGAGCGGGCTCGGAAAGGCGTCTGCGAAAGCTCTTGCACGCGAGGGGGCGAACGTCGTCATCAACGGCCGTGACGAGGACCGACTGTCGGCGGCGAAAGCCGAGATCGAGACGGTGGCGACCGGCGAGGTCGTCGCCCAGCCCGGCGACCTCACCGACGAAGACGACATCGTGGCGCTGGTCGAGACGACCGTCGACGAGTTCGGCGGCCTCGACCACCTCGTGACGAGCGCGGGTGGGCCGCCGTCGGGGCCGTTCCTCGAGACCGACGACGAGGACTGGTACGAGGCCTACGACCTGCTGGTGATGAGCGTCGTCCGTCTCGCCCGGGAGGCCGAACCCTACCTGCGTGACGGCGACGGCGGCACGATCGTCACGATCACCTCTCGCAGCGTGAAGGAGGCCATCGACAGTCTCGTGCTCTCGAACGCCGTTCGGATGAGCGTCATCGGCCTCGAGAAGACGCTCTCGAAGGAGTTCGCGCCCGACGTCCGTGCGAACGCAGTGTTGCCGGGTCCCCACGAGACCGCCCGCATCCGCGAACTGGTCGAACAGGCAGTCGAGCGCGGCGATTACGACGGCTACGAGGAGGGGCTCGCCGACTGGGGTGCTGGCGTGCCGCTCGAGCGTATCGGCGACCCGATGGAGCTCGGAAACACGGTCGCGTTCCTCTCCTCGCCGCTGTCGGGCTACGTCAACGGCGTCGCGGTTCCGATCGACGGCGGTTCGGGAGCGTCGAACCTATGA
- a CDS encoding right-handed parallel beta-helix repeat-containing protein: MANLARTFALGSQSGNPLEGDADALTLWVDGGGEWEFVPDAEVDADRGVVTADVDDEIGFSPLTVGLFEFDEPYYTVEITDTNEPVTVGETLTVAVVIENLGNDAADEPVELFYDESGDFVADTLADSQNVSVAPGDTGSVTLEWPTGDDDFGQDVTVEVRSEFDAATDFVTIEKDAAKDVAVVSSNEWFAEDVIAFALEPGLEDAGVAGEYQLDVVLPEAVLGSSASTAADDYDVIVVADYGQDPDSDAVEALYAELDEETGLVSFEDADFDGAISTRTAVFDDPDSVSDAGGDDAQLTITTDHPLFEGVGEAGETIDLFSEEGVFRTWFDGFDDGDVLGEIGEGSEETDGPAVGVTDDGHEVLLSITDGLYMEETSNRDRILANAVTFLAPLEEDAFFKVSELEPDNATVEQGETVDVSAVVTNTGGAVDEQVVELRIDHTTAATQTVELGGNETESVEFADIESEDLDVGTYEHGIFSDDSNQTGTLTIEEVDDGQITECTVIDEPGEYELTTDINATETCIEITADDVHFDGNNHTVSGDDSGSGVLVTGVEGVTVTNVTVEGWYTGVAFDGVEDSAVTNSTAVANGEYGFLFEDSSNNDVYGNQASENAFEGEFRTRGNDLYFDEGSDHNDVRDNVAVGNLEQGLATDERGIYVRDGEGNTLEHNTARDHADWGIRVDEPNTVVNNTAINSSGIGIDVGGDDAVVSDNYVAENGEFGIHVRSSSENTVVENNTIESNYDGIGIRTGAANTTVTGNTIQANENEGIILGRESTDTTLSENTLLGNENAGIHLQGAINTTLASNVVTGGGVGVLVSDFETSMGTQFRSTDTDLDDTTIHDTDEAALVVENDSERTSAEGLDIGASTAANTTLSFEAHNVRVDPVDPGALPDPTPPENKTSIDRYFEAEPTSDERGELLHLELGYVAGDLEGVDFETLSLWTFDADEGEWEPIADSSVDPERGVVTANVTEFSTFGAFATPSNAAIEIGDFADQFPNGEADDDYGTVEIPVEETAGVDTDDLAVSLELVGDTTGTVFDETADAGSLGAGSNTTVAFDVGTIDVPDSYAATVTAVADNAEEATRIESFEVLDPSTVSDCRVIDGPGVYELEENLTTDGEGSCIEITVSDVVLDGGENAITNEGATSGGVAIHANGDDAGIENVTVRTVSVAGWERGVVFENVSGGGIEFVSADGTTDPDVSPAGGSVGIDLLGADELTVSDVIAIRYDVGISLEDSTQNAFTGVAALQNEIGLEIVSHDGVVPDEPPESGVGAGNTFDGVSAVGNDAAGIRLEGVTDVAFDDVVADGSEIGFAAVDTHGVEVTNTTAIGDDAGFFAVVSTDLTLEEVVAVGDAEESVGVGLQMVDGATLSNVDVPRSEIGIAAEGVGEFALSNAAVDGSDVGIWTVGSNGTVDDSSVTNVTSVAVRLESMGDVEPESMADHGLDSVADAELESEAHVAFDALEMDDVTASFEGENVEIVPVSSPADAPGETVSLGQYVALENVSDENGWLELELHYGAVEIGDIDEETLSLWKDDDGSWSEVEGSTVDTDRQVVMGTVTEFTTVGAFGDEPSAEPSVDDYRDEETGVVETNGLREAISDWRAGVIDSDLLLAVVDAWKRGD, translated from the coding sequence ATGGCGAATTTAGCGCGAACGTTTGCGCTCGGTTCCCAATCGGGCAATCCACTCGAGGGCGACGCCGACGCGCTCACACTCTGGGTCGACGGCGGCGGTGAGTGGGAGTTCGTTCCTGACGCCGAGGTCGACGCCGATCGAGGTGTCGTCACTGCCGATGTCGACGACGAGATCGGCTTCAGTCCCCTGACGGTCGGGCTGTTCGAGTTCGACGAGCCGTACTACACCGTCGAGATCACGGACACGAACGAACCCGTGACCGTCGGCGAGACGCTGACGGTCGCGGTCGTGATCGAGAACCTCGGCAACGACGCCGCCGACGAGCCGGTCGAACTGTTCTACGATGAGAGCGGTGACTTCGTGGCGGACACCCTCGCGGACAGCCAGAACGTCTCGGTCGCACCCGGTGACACCGGCAGCGTCACCCTCGAGTGGCCCACTGGCGACGACGACTTCGGCCAGGACGTCACCGTCGAAGTCAGAAGCGAGTTCGACGCGGCGACGGATTTCGTGACGATCGAGAAGGACGCGGCGAAGGACGTGGCCGTCGTCTCGAGCAACGAGTGGTTCGCCGAAGACGTCATCGCGTTCGCGCTCGAGCCCGGACTCGAGGACGCGGGCGTCGCGGGTGAGTATCAGCTGGACGTCGTTCTACCCGAAGCGGTCCTCGGCTCGAGCGCTTCTACGGCGGCAGACGACTACGACGTGATCGTTGTCGCCGACTACGGCCAGGACCCGGACAGCGACGCGGTGGAAGCGCTGTACGCCGAACTCGACGAGGAGACGGGCCTGGTCTCGTTCGAGGACGCTGATTTTGACGGTGCGATCAGTACGCGTACAGCGGTGTTCGACGACCCAGACTCCGTCTCCGACGCCGGGGGTGACGACGCCCAGTTGACGATCACAACGGACCACCCGCTGTTCGAGGGCGTTGGTGAAGCCGGAGAGACAATCGATCTCTTCAGTGAAGAGGGAGTATTCCGAACGTGGTTCGACGGATTCGACGACGGCGACGTACTCGGTGAGATTGGTGAGGGGAGCGAGGAGACCGACGGGCCAGCAGTGGGAGTGACCGACGACGGCCACGAGGTGTTGCTCTCGATCACTGACGGCCTCTACATGGAAGAGACCAGCAATCGCGACCGTATCCTCGCGAACGCGGTGACGTTCCTCGCACCGCTCGAGGAAGACGCGTTCTTCAAGGTGAGCGAACTCGAGCCCGATAACGCGACAGTCGAGCAGGGTGAAACGGTCGACGTCTCGGCGGTCGTTACCAACACCGGAGGCGCAGTCGACGAACAGGTCGTTGAACTCCGCATCGACCACACCACAGCCGCCACTCAGACGGTCGAACTCGGTGGCAACGAAACCGAATCTGTCGAGTTCGCCGACATCGAATCTGAGGACCTGGACGTTGGAACGTACGAACACGGGATCTTCAGCGACGACAGTAACCAGACCGGGACGTTGACCATCGAGGAGGTCGACGACGGGCAGATCACCGAGTGTACCGTCATCGACGAACCCGGTGAGTACGAACTGACCACCGATATCAATGCCACCGAGACGTGTATCGAGATAACCGCAGACGACGTGCACTTCGACGGGAACAACCACACGGTTTCGGGTGACGACTCAGGTTCTGGCGTGCTGGTCACCGGTGTCGAGGGAGTCACCGTCACGAACGTCACCGTGGAGGGGTGGTATACGGGCGTAGCGTTCGACGGTGTCGAAGACAGTGCAGTCACGAACAGTACGGCTGTTGCGAACGGAGAGTACGGCTTCTTATTCGAGGACTCCTCGAACAACGACGTATACGGGAACCAGGCGTCCGAGAACGCATTTGAAGGCGAGTTCCGCACCCGGGGCAATGACTTATACTTCGACGAGGGCTCCGACCACAACGACGTCCGTGACAACGTTGCAGTCGGAAACCTCGAACAGGGCTTGGCGACGGACGAGCGTGGCATCTACGTCAGGGACGGGGAGGGCAACACGCTCGAGCACAACACCGCCAGAGACCACGCGGACTGGGGTATTCGGGTCGACGAGCCCAACACGGTGGTAAACAACACCGCTATCAACAGCTCTGGAATCGGCATCGACGTGGGAGGCGACGACGCGGTCGTGAGCGACAACTACGTCGCGGAAAACGGCGAGTTCGGAATTCACGTCCGAAGCTCTTCGGAAAACACCGTCGTGGAGAACAACACTATCGAATCGAACTACGACGGTATCGGCATTCGCACGGGAGCCGCGAACACCACTGTCACCGGAAACACCATTCAGGCCAACGAGAACGAAGGTATCATTTTGGGACGCGAATCCACCGATACCACTCTCTCGGAGAATACGCTCCTCGGTAACGAGAATGCAGGCATCCACCTCCAGGGTGCAATCAACACGACGCTGGCCTCGAACGTCGTGACCGGCGGCGGCGTGGGCGTGCTGGTGTCCGATTTCGAGACTTCGATGGGGACGCAGTTCAGGTCGACCGATACCGACCTCGACGACACGACGATTCACGACACCGACGAGGCTGCGCTGGTCGTCGAAAACGATTCAGAGCGGACCTCCGCCGAGGGACTCGACATCGGCGCGTCCACGGCGGCGAACACGACGCTCTCGTTCGAAGCTCACAACGTTCGCGTCGACCCCGTCGATCCTGGAGCGCTACCCGACCCCACGCCCCCAGAAAACAAGACCTCCATCGATCGCTATTTCGAGGCCGAACCGACGAGCGACGAGAGGGGTGAACTGTTGCACCTCGAGCTCGGCTACGTGGCAGGTGATCTGGAGGGCGTCGACTTCGAGACGCTCTCGCTGTGGACGTTCGACGCGGATGAGGGCGAGTGGGAGCCAATCGCAGACTCGAGCGTCGACCCAGAGAGAGGGGTGGTGACGGCGAACGTGACGGAATTTTCGACGTTCGGGGCGTTCGCTACGCCGTCGAATGCAGCAATCGAAATCGGCGACTTCGCCGACCAGTTCCCCAATGGTGAGGCGGACGACGACTACGGCACCGTCGAAATTCCGGTCGAGGAGACCGCTGGCGTCGACACGGATGACCTCGCGGTCAGCCTCGAACTCGTCGGCGACACAACGGGTACGGTGTTCGATGAGACGGCCGACGCCGGTTCGCTCGGGGCGGGTTCGAACACGACCGTGGCCTTCGACGTCGGCACGATCGACGTACCCGACTCCTATGCGGCGACCGTGACCGCCGTTGCCGACAACGCCGAGGAGGCGACCAGGATCGAGTCGTTCGAGGTGCTCGATCCCAGCACGGTCTCAGACTGTCGAGTGATCGACGGACCTGGCGTCTACGAACTCGAGGAGAACCTCACGACCGACGGTGAGGGCTCCTGTATTGAGATCACCGTGAGCGACGTGGTGCTCGACGGCGGTGAGAACGCGATTACCAACGAGGGAGCGACGAGCGGGGGAGTTGCGATTCACGCAAACGGGGACGACGCCGGTATCGAGAACGTCACCGTCCGAACCGTCTCGGTCGCCGGCTGGGAACGCGGCGTCGTCTTCGAGAACGTATCCGGCGGCGGGATCGAGTTCGTCTCCGCCGACGGAACGACAGATCCGGACGTATCGCCCGCCGGGGGCAGCGTCGGTATCGACCTCCTCGGTGCCGACGAACTCACCGTGTCCGACGTGATTGCAATCCGGTACGACGTTGGGATCTCACTCGAGGACTCGACACAGAACGCGTTCACCGGCGTGGCCGCCCTCCAGAACGAAATCGGCCTCGAGATCGTCTCACACGATGGGGTCGTCCCAGACGAGCCTCCCGAATCCGGTGTCGGCGCTGGAAACACCTTCGACGGCGTTTCTGCGGTCGGCAACGACGCCGCGGGAATCCGCCTCGAAGGCGTCACCGACGTCGCCTTCGACGACGTCGTCGCAGACGGATCGGAAATTGGGTTCGCCGCGGTCGACACCCACGGCGTGGAGGTGACGAACACCACCGCCATCGGAGACGACGCGGGATTCTTCGCCGTCGTCTCGACCGACCTGACGCTCGAGGAGGTCGTCGCCGTCGGGGATGCGGAGGAAAGCGTAGGCGTTGGACTCCAGATGGTCGACGGCGCGACGCTGTCGAACGTGGACGTCCCCCGAAGCGAGATCGGAATCGCCGCTGAAGGCGTCGGGGAGTTCGCGCTCTCGAACGCCGCCGTCGACGGCAGCGACGTTGGGATCTGGACTGTCGGGTCGAACGGAACGGTCGACGACTCGTCTGTCACCAACGTCACGTCGGTTGCCGTCAGACTCGAGTCGATGGGCGACGTCGAACCCGAATCGATGGCCGATCACGGACTCGACTCCGTGGCCGACGCCGAACTCGAGTCGGAGGCCCACGTCGCGTTCGACGCGCTCGAGATGGACGACGTGACCGCTTCCTTCGAGGGAGAGAACGTCGAGATCGTCCCCGTATCATCACCCGCCGATGCACCCGGTGAGACAGTGAGTCTCGGCCAATACGTCGCACTCGAGAACGTCAGCGACGAGAACGGCTGGCTCGAGCTCGAGCTCCACTACGGTGCAGTCGAGATCGGCGACATCGACGAGGAGACACTCTCGCTGTGGAAAGACGACGACGGGAGCTGGTCCGAGGTCGAGGGTTCGACCGTCGACACCGATCGGCAGGTCGTGATGGGGACCGTTACCGAGTTCACCACGGTCGGCGCGTTTGGCGACGAACCGTCAGCCGAACCGAGTGTGGACGACTATCGTGACGAGGAAACCGGCGTCGTCGAGACGAACGGGCTCCGCGAGGCGATCAGCGATTGGCGAGCGGGCGTGATCGATTCCGACCTCCTCCTGGCGGTCGTCGACGCGTGGAAACGCGGCGACTGA